Proteins found in one Nostoc sp. NIES-3756 genomic segment:
- a CDS encoding C1 family peptidase, with protein sequence MESNNNQQQKQLWTKKGLGWVPDYPDLRDYHLEKEEGARNKLTFKIEERTHGLEKIIEALLSLIAETKSCTQEERINEFKRKIFGNIVFAGIRVHKLLINEHKNNEHKNIDAEKLDKKYPLNIIDYQSILSKQTTELKTYLAVLKMQESANHNTENSSGINFSCVQDIVEWIRDEKYDDKTELLVKEIQERSGILSDGIVGLETYITLNEKFSKNKTSQQNKEVKKGLSRIKFFSVTSLISREQFAIILSIFKSKVIEQIEDESIKSKKNIFEYNFLKNIELEEDLFEKIFEEKKYENLEEIKRFISETCVCNDNSDIPQSEDIVTLLQNSSVTEPIFSVILKIIYPLSQWNDLTWEEVIQQGFDKFEEIANDSQQDHRSSNSNIEPGYSETELIENAISQTLSLIKLELSSIEDTQNKTIIFLYFLLKKYLNRFKKYIFKAEAEVKKKNKNNIFDKKEVFEIKLLSNDEFIPSNSDKQESNNVKELFSSLDLHIPIVMSDVYLRELSRLQKEKDSSKKLYFLLPTVIDLSFWCSPVRDQGSLNSCTAFAAIALLEYFENRNFGQTIDASPLFLYKAARKKMNVEGDVGASIRETMKVLALFGVPPEESWPYEEDRFDKEPDPYCYAYAQNYKSLKYFLLDYAGITTESLLFQVKAVLAAGFPCIFGLTLYTSVYEKTNYEKGYIPYPDANKDKVVGGHTAVVVGYDDFKFIRCANRQYYSRGAFLIRNSWGAEWGVNGYGWLPYDYVLAGLTSAWWSLLKAEWFDESNFGPTRQGGAGVNRDVQGSSPPPPPQPKSK encoded by the coding sequence ATGGAAAGTAACAATAACCAGCAACAAAAACAGTTATGGACAAAAAAAGGATTAGGCTGGGTTCCAGACTATCCAGACCTACGAGATTATCATTTAGAGAAAGAAGAAGGTGCCAGAAATAAACTTACTTTCAAAATAGAAGAAAGAACTCATGGTTTGGAAAAAATTATAGAAGCTTTATTAAGCTTAATTGCTGAGACAAAAAGTTGTACACAAGAAGAAAGAATAAATGAATTTAAAAGAAAAATATTTGGAAATATAGTATTCGCCGGAATTAGAGTACATAAATTATTAATCAATGAGCATAAGAATAATGAACATAAAAATATAGATGCAGAAAAACTAGATAAGAAGTATCCTCTTAATATCATTGATTATCAAAGTATACTTTCAAAACAAACGACGGAATTAAAAACATATCTTGCTGTTTTGAAAATGCAAGAAAGCGCAAATCATAATACAGAAAATTCAAGTGGCATAAATTTTAGTTGTGTGCAAGACATAGTGGAATGGATTAGAGATGAAAAATATGATGACAAGACTGAGTTGCTGGTAAAGGAGATTCAAGAGCGTTCAGGGATTCTTTCTGATGGCATAGTTGGATTGGAAACTTACATAACTTTAAATGAAAAATTTTCCAAAAATAAAACATCACAACAAAATAAGGAAGTTAAAAAAGGTTTATCGAGAATAAAGTTTTTCTCTGTTACTTCATTAATTTCTAGAGAACAGTTTGCAATAATATTAAGTATTTTCAAATCGAAAGTAATAGAACAAATTGAAGATGAATCTATAAAAAGCAAAAAAAATATTTTTGAATATAATTTTTTAAAGAATATAGAATTAGAAGAAGATTTATTTGAAAAAATATTTGAAGAAAAAAAATATGAGAATTTAGAAGAAATTAAAAGATTTATTAGTGAAACATGTGTTTGCAATGATAACAGTGACATACCTCAATCTGAGGATATAGTAACATTGTTGCAAAATTCATCTGTAACTGAACCAATATTTTCAGTTATATTAAAGATAATTTATCCTTTATCTCAATGGAATGACCTAACTTGGGAAGAAGTGATACAACAAGGTTTTGACAAGTTTGAAGAAATTGCTAATGATAGTCAACAGGATCATAGGTCTAGTAATTCAAATATAGAACCTGGGTATTCTGAAACAGAACTAATAGAAAATGCAATTTCTCAAACACTATCTCTTATTAAATTAGAACTTTCTTCTATAGAAGATACACAAAACAAGACGATTATATTCTTATACTTTCTGCTTAAGAAGTATCTAAATAGATTTAAAAAATATATTTTCAAAGCGGAAGCAGAAGTTAAGAAAAAAAATAAAAATAATATTTTTGATAAAAAAGAAGTATTTGAAATAAAACTTTTATCTAATGATGAGTTTATACCTTCAAATTCAGACAAACAAGAATCAAACAATGTAAAAGAGTTATTTTCTAGTTTAGATTTACATATACCCATAGTCATGAGTGACGTTTATCTAAGAGAGTTGTCACGATTGCAAAAAGAAAAAGACTCATCGAAAAAACTCTATTTTCTTCTTCCTACAGTAATTGACTTGAGCTTTTGGTGTTCTCCAGTGAGAGACCAAGGCTCGTTAAATTCTTGTACTGCATTTGCAGCGATCGCACTATTAGAATATTTTGAAAATAGAAACTTTGGTCAGACAATAGATGCTTCTCCTTTATTTCTCTATAAAGCTGCACGTAAAAAAATGAATGTTGAAGGAGATGTGGGTGCATCTATCCGCGAAACAATGAAGGTTTTAGCACTATTTGGTGTGCCACCTGAAGAATCATGGCCTTATGAAGAAGATAGATTTGATAAAGAACCAGACCCTTATTGCTATGCCTATGCACAAAACTATAAAAGTCTAAAATACTTTCTTCTAGATTATGCGGGTATCACAACAGAAAGCCTATTATTTCAAGTGAAAGCAGTTTTAGCTGCTGGCTTTCCTTGTATTTTTGGTTTGACACTTTATACTTCAGTGTATGAAAAAACTAACTATGAAAAGGGTTATATCCCATACCCAGATGCGAATAAAGATAAGGTAGTGGGTGGGCATACTGCCGTTGTAGTTGGGTATGATGATTTTAAATTTATCCGGTGTGCTAATCGTCAATACTATTCAAGAGGAGCATTCTTAATCAGAAACTCTTGGGGTGCGGAATGGGGTGTAAATGGTTATGGATGGCTTCCCTATGACTACGTTCTTGCTGGACTCACATCTGCTTGGTGGTCATTATTAAAAGCAGAGTGGTTTGATGAAAGCAATTTTGGCCCGACTAGACAAGGTGGTGCAGGGGTAAATCGTGATGTTCAAGGTTCTTCACCTCCACCTCCACCTCAACCTAAATCTAAATAG
- a CDS encoding IS982 family transposase, giving the protein MYSLEALFCHVDDFCQAFEAQWHRKLLSHGAIKRKREKSLCLSEIMTILIAFHQNHYRDFKYFYLNQVKQYWNSAFPGLPSYQRFIEWLPSTLIPLCVYLKHCFGRCTGIGFIDSTSLKVCHNRRISRHRVFKDLASRGKTSVDWFFGFKLHLVVNEFGQLLNVALTPGNVDDRQPVHDLLSGLFGKIFADRGYVSQKLATQLLNDFGIEFFAKPRRNMKNNLMRLHDKLLSRKRSIIETINDQLKNISQIEHSRHRSPVNFCVNVLCGLIAYCHQPKKPSLHLDWVLPSYL; this is encoded by the coding sequence ATGTATAGTTTAGAAGCTTTGTTCTGTCATGTAGATGATTTCTGCCAAGCGTTTGAAGCGCAATGGCACAGAAAGCTATTGAGTCATGGAGCAATCAAACGCAAGAGAGAAAAAAGCCTATGCTTGAGTGAAATCATGACAATTCTCATCGCTTTTCATCAAAATCACTATCGGGATTTCAAGTACTTTTATTTAAACCAAGTCAAACAATACTGGAATAGTGCATTTCCAGGATTGCCCAGTTATCAAAGATTTATTGAATGGCTACCATCCACCTTGATACCGTTATGCGTTTATTTGAAGCATTGTTTTGGTAGGTGTACGGGTATCGGTTTTATTGATTCTACTAGCTTGAAAGTCTGCCATAATCGTCGGATTTCCAGGCATCGGGTATTTAAAGACTTAGCCAGTCGTGGTAAGACTTCTGTCGATTGGTTTTTTGGTTTTAAGTTGCATCTTGTCGTCAACGAGTTTGGTCAACTATTAAATGTGGCTTTGACTCCCGGTAATGTTGACGACCGCCAACCTGTACATGATTTACTTAGTGGTCTGTTTGGTAAAATCTTTGCCGATAGAGGTTATGTGTCCCAAAAACTGGCAACTCAACTTTTAAATGACTTCGGCATTGAATTTTTTGCCAAGCCTCGTCGCAATATGAAGAATAACTTGATGCGTCTTCATGACAAGCTTTTGTCTCGTAAACGCTCCATTATTGAGACTATTAACGACCAACTCAAAAACATTTCTCAAATTGAGCATTCTCGACACCGTAGTCCCGTTAATTTTTGCGTCAACGTTTTGTGCGGATTAATTGCTTATTGTCATCAACCTAAGAAGCCTAGCCTACATCTGGACTGGGTTTTACCTTCTTATCTTTAA
- a CDS encoding class I SAM-dependent methyltransferase: MSTQSLGLDKQLYDYLLSASVREPEILWKLRQETANHPNGRMQISPEQGQFMRLLVQLLGAKKTLEVGVFTGYSSLSVALALPADGKIIACDVSEEFTAIARRYWQQAGVADKIDLRLAPGVVTLDALLADGQAGTFDFAFIDADKENYDAYYERALQLVRPGGLIAIDNVLWSGRVADAQIQDESTQAIRALNQKLHDDERVTLSLVPIGDGLTLALKRNS; this comes from the coding sequence ATGTCAACACAGAGTCTTGGACTTGATAAACAACTCTACGATTACCTTTTAAGTGCCTCTGTACGAGAACCGGAAATCCTCTGGAAACTGCGTCAAGAAACTGCTAACCATCCCAACGGCAGAATGCAGATATCTCCAGAACAAGGGCAGTTTATGAGGCTTTTGGTACAGTTACTAGGAGCCAAGAAAACTCTAGAAGTTGGGGTATTTACTGGTTATAGTTCACTTTCTGTAGCCTTGGCGCTACCTGCGGATGGCAAAATTATCGCTTGTGATGTGAGTGAAGAATTTACTGCGATCGCGCGGCGTTATTGGCAGCAAGCAGGGGTTGCAGATAAAATCGACTTACGATTAGCTCCTGGCGTTGTGACATTAGATGCACTCCTAGCCGATGGGCAAGCTGGAACATTTGATTTTGCCTTCATCGACGCAGATAAGGAAAACTACGATGCTTACTACGAACGCGCCTTGCAATTAGTCCGTCCTGGTGGCTTAATTGCTATTGATAATGTCTTATGGTCTGGACGAGTTGCAGATGCTCAAATTCAAGATGAAAGTACCCAAGCCATCCGCGCTTTAAATCAAAAACTGCACGATGATGAGAGGGTTACACTTTCTCTAGTTCCTATTGGCGATGGGTTAACCTTGGCATTGAAGCGTAATTCTTAA
- the miaB gene encoding tRNA (N6-isopentenyl adenosine(37)-C2)-methylthiotransferase MiaB, with protein sequence MTTSKRRYHITTFGCQMNKADSERMAGILEDMGFEFCEDPNNAEVILYNTCTIRDNAEQKVYSYLGRQAKRKHEQPDLTLVVAGCVAQQEGEALLRRVPELDLVMGPQHANRLKDLLESVFAGNQVVATEAVHIMEDITQARRDSSVTAWVNVIYGCNERCTYCVVPNVRGVEQSRTPEAIRAEMEQLGQQGYREITLLGQNIDAYGRDLPGVTAEGRHLHTFTDLLYYVHDVPGVERLRFATSHPRYFTERLIKACAELPKVCEHFHIPFQSGDNQLLKAMARGYTHEKYRRIIDTIRRYMPDASISADAIVGFPGETEEQFENTLKLVDDIGFDQLNTAAYSPRPGTPAALWENQLSEEVKSDRLQRLNHLVNVKAAERSQRYMGRIEEVLVEDQNPKDKTQVMGRTRGNRLTFFTGDINQLKGQLVKVKINEVRAFSLTGEPIEMRQALPV encoded by the coding sequence ATGACCACTTCTAAACGCCGCTACCACATTACTACCTTCGGTTGCCAAATGAATAAAGCCGACTCAGAGCGCATGGCTGGCATCTTAGAAGACATGGGCTTTGAGTTTTGTGAAGATCCCAACAATGCAGAGGTAATTCTCTACAATACCTGCACTATCCGCGATAATGCCGAGCAGAAGGTCTATTCTTACCTTGGTAGACAAGCCAAGCGCAAACACGAACAGCCAGACTTAACATTAGTTGTAGCTGGTTGTGTTGCTCAACAAGAAGGCGAAGCATTATTACGGCGAGTGCCAGAACTAGATTTAGTCATGGGGCCACAACACGCTAACCGTCTCAAAGACTTGCTGGAGTCGGTGTTTGCCGGGAATCAAGTTGTGGCTACTGAAGCCGTGCATATTATGGAAGATATCACCCAAGCGCGGCGAGATAGCAGCGTCACAGCTTGGGTAAATGTGATTTACGGCTGTAACGAACGCTGTACTTATTGCGTAGTTCCCAACGTGCGCGGCGTGGAACAGTCCCGCACACCAGAAGCCATTCGAGCCGAAATGGAACAATTGGGACAGCAAGGTTATAGAGAAATTACCTTACTCGGTCAAAATATTGACGCTTATGGTAGAGATTTACCAGGGGTAACAGCAGAGGGCAGACACCTCCACACCTTTACAGACCTGCTGTATTACGTCCATGATGTGCCAGGAGTAGAAAGGCTCAGATTTGCTACTAGTCACCCTCGTTATTTCACTGAGAGGTTGATTAAGGCTTGTGCAGAGTTACCCAAGGTTTGCGAACACTTCCACATTCCTTTCCAATCTGGGGATAACCAACTATTAAAGGCGATGGCGCGGGGTTATACCCATGAGAAATATCGCCGGATTATTGATACCATTCGCCGATATATGCCAGATGCTTCCATTAGTGCTGATGCTATTGTTGGTTTTCCAGGCGAGACAGAAGAACAGTTTGAAAATACCTTGAAACTAGTGGATGATATCGGCTTTGACCAATTAAACACAGCCGCCTACTCACCCCGCCCAGGCACACCTGCCGCTTTGTGGGAAAATCAACTGAGTGAAGAAGTAAAAAGCGATCGCCTACAAAGATTAAACCATTTAGTTAACGTCAAAGCAGCCGAGCGATCGCAACGTTACATGGGACGCATAGAGGAAGTCTTAGTAGAAGACCAAAACCCCAAAGACAAAACCCAAGTCATGGGACGTACACGTGGAAATCGTCTCACCTTCTTCACCGGAGATATTAACCAACTCAAAGGGCAATTAGTTAAGGTGAAAATTAACGAAGTTCGCGCTTTTAGTTTGACTGGTGAACCGATAGAAATGCGTCAGGCGTTGCCAGTTTAA
- a CDS encoding carotenoid oxygenase family protein, with the protein MQILDKNLSKKAWAGGVIEPAKEFGLTQLPIISGQIPQGLRGTLYRNGPARLERGGVRAGHWFDGDGAILAVNFTNAGANAVYRYVQTTGYQQESTTGKFLYGNYGMTAPGPVWNQWRKPVKNAANTSVLALPDKLLALWEGGKPYALDLQTLETWGEDDLGGLTDGLPYSAHCKQDPQTKEIFNFGISVGLNGKLNVYKSDPTGKIVRKAAFPIDGLPLLHDFVLAGQYLVFFIPPVRLNMFPVLLGTGNYSDSMQWQPELGTQILVIDRDTLSLVSRGETEPWYQWHFANGYVDSNGAAIVDIARYEDFQTNQYLKEVATGKTQTSAKSSFSRVIFNPQTAKVTAIEQILDRHCEFPNVPAPNVGQASRYTYMSGFRQGTDISQEILNTIARFDHKTDTLTEAYPGENRYPSEPIPVEDWVLTVVYDGNSHSSEVWVYDSDRLDQEPVCQLQLPSVIPHSFHGTWKPMK; encoded by the coding sequence ATGCAAATACTTGATAAAAATTTAAGCAAAAAAGCTTGGGCAGGCGGAGTAATTGAACCAGCAAAAGAGTTTGGGCTTACCCAATTACCAATCATTTCCGGTCAAATTCCCCAAGGACTACGCGGGACACTATACCGCAACGGCCCCGCAAGGCTAGAACGTGGTGGTGTACGCGCCGGACACTGGTTTGATGGAGATGGCGCAATTCTGGCTGTTAACTTCACGAATGCAGGCGCTAATGCAGTTTATCGCTATGTACAAACTACTGGTTATCAACAAGAAAGCACAACCGGGAAATTTCTCTACGGCAATTATGGCATGACAGCACCTGGCCCAGTCTGGAATCAATGGCGCAAACCAGTTAAAAATGCTGCTAATACTTCGGTGTTGGCATTACCTGATAAACTCTTGGCACTGTGGGAAGGTGGTAAACCCTACGCCTTAGATTTACAAACACTAGAAACTTGGGGCGAAGATGATTTAGGTGGTTTAACTGATGGATTACCCTATTCGGCACACTGTAAGCAAGATCCTCAAACAAAAGAAATTTTTAACTTTGGTATTAGTGTAGGTTTAAATGGCAAACTGAATGTTTACAAAAGTGACCCTACTGGAAAAATTGTTCGTAAAGCTGCATTCCCGATAGATGGGTTGCCTTTGTTACATGATTTTGTTTTAGCTGGACAGTATCTAGTATTTTTTATTCCCCCGGTGCGGTTGAATATGTTTCCTGTTTTGTTAGGGACAGGTAACTATAGTGATTCTATGCAATGGCAACCAGAATTAGGGACTCAAATTTTGGTAATTGACCGTGATACTTTATCTTTAGTGAGTCGAGGGGAAACAGAACCTTGGTATCAGTGGCATTTTGCTAACGGTTATGTAGATAGTAACGGTGCAGCCATTGTAGATATTGCCCGTTACGAAGATTTTCAAACTAACCAATATCTTAAAGAAGTAGCCACAGGTAAAACCCAAACTTCAGCTAAGAGTAGCTTTTCACGAGTTATTTTCAATCCCCAAACAGCCAAGGTTACAGCAATTGAGCAAATCTTAGACCGACATTGTGAATTTCCCAACGTCCCAGCGCCAAATGTGGGACAAGCTTCTCGATACACATATATGTCGGGGTTTCGCCAAGGAACAGATATCAGCCAAGAAATCTTAAATACAATTGCCCGTTTCGACCACAAGACAGATACCCTTACAGAAGCCTACCCCGGAGAAAATCGTTATCCTTCCGAACCCATCCCTGTTGAAGATTGGGTGTTAACCGTGGTATATGATGGCAATTCTCATAGTAGTGAAGTTTGGGTATATGATAGCGATCGCCTAGACCAAGAACCAGTTTGTCAATTACAATTACCTAGCGTCATTCCTCACAGTTTCCACGGCACTTGGAAACCGATGAAATAG
- a CDS encoding Uma2 family endonuclease — protein MLLELNQLIIPAGHQLLMKGISWATYKNILAELGENRNYRVSYSQGVLEIMAPLPEHEVAKVIIGDLVKALLEELDIEFWSLGSTTFDKEIMDAGVEPDDCFYIENEAKVRGKDRIDLEIDPPPDLAIEIDITSRTRFNNYQALKVPELWRWNGSRLEINVLVDGVYIQTNQSRSFPNLPITQIIPEYLKRSKTDGRNATMKAFRNWVKQQIPGK, from the coding sequence ATGTTACTAGAACTCAATCAACTAATTATACCTGCTGGTCATCAGTTATTGATGAAAGGTATTTCCTGGGCAACATACAAAAATATTTTAGCAGAACTAGGAGAAAATCGTAATTACAGAGTATCTTACAGTCAAGGGGTGCTGGAAATAATGGCTCCATTACCAGAGCATGAAGTAGCTAAAGTTATTATTGGTGATTTAGTAAAAGCGTTACTCGAAGAACTCGATATTGAATTTTGGAGTTTAGGATCTACGACTTTTGACAAAGAAATTATGGATGCAGGTGTAGAACCTGATGATTGTTTTTATATAGAAAATGAAGCTAAAGTTAGAGGTAAAGATAGGATTGATTTGGAAATAGATCCACCCCCTGATTTAGCTATTGAAATTGATATAACCTCTCGGACTCGTTTTAATAATTATCAAGCGTTAAAAGTTCCCGAACTCTGGCGATGGAATGGAAGCAGGCTAGAAATCAATGTACTTGTAGATGGTGTATACATACAAACTAACCAAAGCCGCAGCTTTCCAAACTTACCTATTACTCAAATAATCCCTGAATATTTAAAGCGTAGTAAAACTGATGGTAGAAATGCCACTATGAAAGCATTTAGGAATTGGGTAAAGCAGCAAATACCCGGTAAGTGA
- a CDS encoding Fur family transcriptional regulator: MQQAISTKPIRSLEDALERCQILGMRVSRQRRFILELLWQANEHLSAREIYDRLNQQGKDIGHTSVYQNLEALSSQGIIESIERCDGRLYGNISDSHSHVNCLDTNQILDVHIQLPEEFIQEVERRTGVKITDYSINFYGYRHPQVEE, from the coding sequence ATGCAGCAGGCAATATCGACAAAACCAATTCGTTCTCTAGAAGATGCTCTTGAGCGGTGTCAGATATTAGGAATGCGCGTTAGTCGCCAGCGCCGCTTTATTCTAGAATTGCTATGGCAAGCAAATGAGCATCTTTCTGCTAGAGAAATTTACGATCGCCTAAATCAACAAGGTAAAGACATCGGTCATACATCTGTTTATCAAAACCTAGAAGCTTTATCCAGTCAAGGCATTATCGAGAGTATTGAACGTTGTGATGGGCGTTTATATGGTAACATCAGCGACTCTCACAGCCATGTCAACTGTTTGGATACTAACCAAATTTTGGATGTACATATTCAGCTACCAGAAGAGTTTATCCAAGAAGTGGAACGAAGAACGGGAGTCAAAATTACAGATTACAGCATCAACTTTTATGGATATCGCCATCCTCAAGTTGAGGAGTAG
- a CDS encoding pentapeptide repeat-containing protein: protein MNLSIRHWLTERQIDINHIKTCTSGQLAGIAYRLVQDMEFKSLMPLDICTLAEVLQLPLSMVEQEIAVLASLTENLLRSLSQKKALKRNEGTWLAFQIAYLLALEQVLLQEEQLQRTWLNFAKIPAQTKIIILNPQLQGFLKTLCSGKLSDTQAEQALSSLTDSLLVQQLNNATEAWFVANGAEEFVAKLITQRLNNALPGYLLKIIAQNPTPLAQLQKFVCLGTLGDTVTIDLYRENYRACLLQTLSTPLLMEYFSLKDVYIPLVGIPQEPSDGKPVDLKTWVEQQLTDLETITVIESEPGYGKTSFCQIWAAEVALKLYPTWLPVIIRLRDIKYGKSLLETLNSGFTLNSYINLATWLEQAHPQCVLLLDGLDELPPALGGNRAKAIFLQQLMQFQSQGQHKIVLTSRTTTVQEIILETPLQWQRIAVQPLEVNELRQWFQKWALVQSLPTAQNFFTFLKQAGLFTPKSHLSELSYLVHQPLMLYLLAVLHRDGLLDDEVLQKNYRPTLVWEIYSRLRRWLLGYPLSGEMNAILTRPGMAHIHRTPEAIANLLLHYHPQELIAQIQAIALKILHSDRHQVSFTETIDINTLPSLYFRHASCDSSQTTDNHLKIKIQFSHNKLGDYLCAEALANQLQELTQYQADVYGTETFILDNPSSVAEHLYYLLGYGIITQEIEELVIAALQIQQKPTLLKRLEDFWRAWCQGRWLDAGVAHKILPYFHNLQNPVNVEQVNTNVGVNIFLLLAAICRDLQVTFSPCGNPENLNDFYPETMLLLLAKASVLPNNLIKRIYSQSLTKINLSGAFLSQVVLNGANLEQADLSNAVLVNANLTDANLTGANLTGANLTGANLTGVNLESVNLTNACLCDAILTETDREIAKLNGALFSVEQFQVMKSLLFKQSHISDFNTTDATQFWNQNTIDTSLVESLEGEPIMPTLSYEC, encoded by the coding sequence ATGAACCTCAGCATCCGGCATTGGTTGACAGAACGTCAAATCGATATCAACCATATAAAAACATGTACCTCGGGGCAATTGGCAGGTATTGCCTATCGTCTGGTTCAGGATATGGAATTTAAAAGCCTGATGCCTTTGGATATTTGTACCTTAGCAGAAGTATTGCAATTACCATTAAGCATGGTGGAGCAAGAAATTGCTGTGCTGGCTTCATTAACTGAAAATCTTCTGCGTAGTCTTAGTCAGAAAAAAGCACTCAAACGTAATGAGGGTACTTGGTTAGCATTTCAAATTGCTTACCTTTTGGCATTAGAACAAGTTTTACTCCAAGAAGAACAACTACAAAGAACTTGGCTAAATTTTGCCAAAATACCTGCCCAAACAAAAATAATTATTCTCAATCCTCAACTCCAAGGTTTCTTAAAAACTCTCTGTTCTGGCAAATTAAGTGATACTCAAGCTGAACAAGCACTTTCTTCTCTAACAGATTCTTTACTTGTGCAACAACTAAACAATGCTACTGAAGCTTGGTTTGTTGCCAATGGTGCGGAGGAATTTGTAGCTAAACTGATAACGCAGCGTTTAAACAATGCACTCCCAGGCTATTTACTAAAAATCATTGCTCAGAATCCTACACCTCTAGCCCAACTACAAAAATTTGTCTGCTTAGGAACTTTAGGCGATACTGTCACCATTGACTTATATAGAGAAAATTATCGAGCTTGTTTACTACAAACTCTCAGTACACCGTTACTGATGGAGTATTTTTCCCTCAAGGATGTTTATATTCCTCTGGTTGGGATACCTCAAGAACCTAGCGATGGCAAGCCAGTTGATTTAAAAACATGGGTAGAACAACAATTAACTGATTTAGAAACTATTACTGTAATTGAATCAGAACCTGGCTATGGTAAAACCAGCTTCTGTCAAATTTGGGCGGCGGAAGTAGCGCTAAAGTTATATCCGACTTGGCTACCAGTAATCATTCGTTTACGGGATATTAAGTATGGAAAAAGTTTACTAGAAACTCTCAATTCTGGTTTTACATTAAATAGTTATATCAACTTAGCCACATGGTTAGAGCAAGCACATCCTCAGTGTGTTTTATTACTAGACGGATTAGATGAACTTCCCCCTGCACTTGGTGGAAATAGGGCAAAAGCAATTTTTCTCCAACAGTTGATGCAGTTTCAATCTCAAGGACAACACAAAATTGTCTTGACTAGTCGCACGACAACTGTGCAGGAAATTATTTTAGAAACACCTCTACAATGGCAACGAATTGCAGTTCAACCACTAGAAGTTAATGAACTAAGGCAATGGTTTCAAAAATGGGCATTAGTTCAGTCTCTACCTACAGCCCAAAACTTTTTTACATTCTTAAAACAGGCAGGATTATTTACTCCTAAATCGCACTTATCAGAACTCTCTTATCTGGTGCATCAACCATTAATGCTGTATTTATTGGCTGTTTTACACCGCGACGGATTATTAGATGATGAAGTATTACAAAAAAACTATCGCCCTACCCTTGTTTGGGAAATTTACTCACGCTTGAGGCGATGGTTACTAGGCTATCCGTTGTCTGGAGAAATGAATGCCATACTAACACGCCCAGGAATGGCTCATATTCACCGTACACCAGAAGCGATCGCCAATCTACTCTTACATTACCATCCCCAAGAATTGATTGCCCAAATCCAGGCGATCGCTCTCAAAATTTTACACAGCGATCGACATCAAGTTAGCTTCACTGAAACAATAGATATAAACACTCTACCATCTTTATATTTCCGTCATGCCAGTTGTGATTCATCACAAACTACTGACAATCACCTGAAAATTAAAATCCAATTCTCCCATAACAAATTAGGAGATTATCTTTGTGCTGAAGCCTTAGCTAATCAATTACAAGAACTAACTCAGTACCAAGCTGATGTGTACGGAACGGAAACATTTATCTTAGATAATCCTAGCAGTGTTGCCGAACATCTCTACTACTTACTAGGCTACGGCATTATCACACAAGAAATAGAAGAATTGGTCATAGCCGCTTTACAAATCCAGCAAAAGCCAACCTTATTAAAAAGGCTAGAAGATTTCTGGCGTGCTTGGTGTCAGGGGCGTTGGTTGGATGCAGGGGTTGCTCACAAGATATTACCCTATTTTCATAACTTACAAAACCCTGTGAATGTTGAGCAAGTAAATACAAATGTAGGTGTGAATATATTTTTGTTGCTGGCTGCTATTTGTCGAGATTTACAGGTTACTTTTTCCCCTTGTGGTAATCCAGAAAATCTTAATGATTTTTACCCTGAAACAATGCTGCTGTTATTAGCGAAAGCATCAGTTTTGCCAAATAATCTGATCAAACGTATCTACTCACAGTCTTTGACTAAAATTAACCTTTCAGGCGCATTTTTGTCACAAGTTGTTTTAAATGGGGCAAATCTTGAACAAGCAGATTTATCTAACGCTGTTTTAGTAAATGCTAACTTAACGGATGCTAACTTAACAGGTGCAAATTTAACAGGTGCAAATTTAACAGGCGCAAATTTAACAGGTGTGAATCTAGAAAGCGTCAATCTCACCAATGCTTGCTTATGTGATGCTATTCTTACCGAAACTGACAGAGAAATAGCTAAACTTAACGGTGCATTATTCTCTGTAGAACAATTTCAAGTGATGAAAAGTTTATTATTTAAACAATCACATATTAGTGATTTTAATACCACAGACGCAACACAGTTTTGGAATCAAAATACTATCGATACAAGCTTGGTTGAAAGCTTAGAAGGTGAGCCAATAATGCCCACGTTGAGTTATGAGTGCTGA